One window of the Rhodothermales bacterium genome contains the following:
- the aspS gene encoding aspartate--tRNA ligase, with amino-acid sequence MSASTLKPDTHGYRTHTCGQLRPDDIGTEVTLKGWVDTRRDLGGVIFIDLRDRHGLTQIVFSPQDNEEALAVAEALRSEWVISARGTVRARSEETVNPKLETGEIEVRVDDLIILNRSDAVPFPVSSHEEKAQQTNEDLRLKYRYLDLRRPQLRENIVLRSQLYQSARRFFHEENFVEVETPVLMKSTPEGARDFLVPSRVHPGKFFALPQSPQTYKQILMVAGLDRYFQITKCFRDEDLRADRQPEFTQIDVEMTFPTEELIYETFDRLLAVIWKDLKGYELPLPIQRLTYADAIRRFGSDKPDLRFGLEIQDATEAFRGSGFRVFDNVIDAGGNILAIVVPGEGDRGRGAMDRLDKDVVRKQIGAGGLVYFKLPSDGGPTHSSVKAEVLPAEAVNKAIDAVGAKAGDLVLVLAGPAPKVHMQMGDLRLHMGRDLGLVEDGPDGPWEFCWITDFPLLEWDEGSQRFYAMHHPFTSPKPEDMDKLATDPGSVRARAYDLTLNGNEIGGGSIRIHDPETQRQMFAALGIDEEEAQQRFGFLLDAFRFGAPPHGGIAFGLDRIVMLLAGAKSLRDVIAFPKTQSAQEPMVVSPDLVDDHQLKDLHIAVTAPKED; translated from the coding sequence ACGACGTGACCTTGGCGGTGTGATCTTCATCGACCTCCGGGACCGTCACGGTCTGACCCAGATCGTATTCAGCCCGCAGGACAACGAGGAAGCACTGGCCGTGGCAGAAGCGCTGCGTTCCGAATGGGTGATCTCCGCCCGGGGCACGGTGCGAGCCCGCTCCGAGGAGACGGTCAACCCCAAGCTGGAGACGGGCGAGATCGAGGTGCGCGTGGATGACCTGATCATCCTCAATCGCTCGGATGCGGTGCCATTCCCGGTGTCGAGCCACGAGGAGAAGGCGCAGCAGACCAACGAGGACCTGCGCCTGAAATACCGCTATCTGGACCTGCGGCGTCCGCAGCTACGCGAGAACATCGTGCTGCGCAGCCAGCTGTATCAGTCGGCAAGGCGCTTCTTCCACGAGGAGAACTTCGTGGAGGTAGAGACGCCGGTGCTGATGAAGTCCACTCCCGAGGGTGCTCGCGATTTCCTCGTGCCCAGCCGTGTGCACCCGGGCAAGTTTTTCGCGCTGCCGCAGAGTCCGCAGACCTACAAGCAGATCCTCATGGTGGCCGGTCTCGACCGGTACTTCCAGATCACCAAGTGCTTCCGCGACGAGGACCTGCGTGCTGATCGCCAGCCGGAGTTCACGCAGATCGACGTCGAGATGACCTTCCCCACGGAGGAGCTCATCTACGAAACGTTCGACCGGCTTCTGGCAGTGATCTGGAAGGATCTGAAGGGCTACGAGCTTCCCCTCCCCATCCAGCGCCTGACGTACGCAGACGCGATCCGTCGATTCGGCTCTGACAAACCGGACCTGCGCTTTGGACTCGAAATCCAGGACGCCACCGAGGCGTTCCGGGGATCCGGATTCCGCGTCTTCGACAACGTGATCGACGCCGGCGGCAACATCCTGGCCATCGTGGTGCCCGGCGAGGGCGACCGCGGCCGTGGTGCCATGGACCGTCTGGACAAGGACGTGGTGCGCAAGCAGATCGGCGCGGGTGGCCTGGTTTACTTCAAGCTCCCCTCAGACGGCGGCCCGACGCACTCCAGCGTCAAGGCAGAGGTCCTGCCGGCCGAGGCCGTGAACAAGGCGATCGATGCGGTCGGCGCCAAGGCCGGAGACCTGGTATTGGTTCTGGCCGGGCCGGCCCCGAAGGTGCACATGCAAATGGGGGACCTTCGGCTCCATATGGGCCGCGATCTCGGCCTGGTCGAGGACGGCCCGGACGGCCCGTGGGAGTTCTGCTGGATCACCGACTTCCCGCTGCTGGAGTGGGACGAGGGATCGCAGCGGTTCTACGCCATGCACCACCCGTTCACGTCTCCGAAGCCGGAGGACATGGACAAGCTGGCAACCGACCCGGGCTCGGTGCGCGCCCGGGCGTATGACCTGACCCTGAACGGCAACGAGATCGGCGGCGGGTCCATCCGAATCCACGACCCAGAGACGCAGCGGCAGATGTTCGCAGCCCTCGGGATCGATGAGGAGGAGGCGCAGCAGCGCTTCGGCTTCCTCCTGGACGCGTTTCGCTTTGGGGCGCCGCCGCACGGGGGAATTGCTTTTGGTCTGGACCGCATCGTGATGCTGCTGGCCGGTGCGAAGTCCCTGCGCGATGTGATCGCCTTCCCGAAGACGCAGAGCGCGCAGGAGCCGATGGTCGTGTCGCCGGATCTGGTGGACGACCACCAGTTGAAGGACCTGCACATTGCGGTGACGGCGCCGAAGGAAGACTGA